A genomic stretch from Pararhizobium sp. IMCC21322 includes:
- a CDS encoding DUF1344 domain-containing protein translates to MKKIVTIALASVAMISTAFAGAVEGVVKAVDPANATVELETGEMFTVTEEIELEGLEVGTMVNVMFTDGTSEATEISIIE, encoded by the coding sequence ATGAAAAAGATTGTTACAATCGCTCTCGCATCCGTCGCCATGATCTCGACCGCCTTTGCAGGCGCAGTTGAAGGCGTGGTCAAGGCTGTAGACCCGGCAAACGCAACCGTCGAACTTGAAACCGGCGAAATGTTCACGGTTACCGAAGAAATTGAGCTGGAAGGCCTTGAGGTCGGTACGATGGTCAATGTCATGTTCACCGACGGAACATCCGAAGCCACCGAAATCTCGATCATCGAATAA